One window of Streptomyces sp. SUK 48 genomic DNA carries:
- a CDS encoding trypsin-like serine protease: MPDTRIRLGAVVALSAALLLGNAAVAQAGTAPLAPGTPTPAASGLPRSTGPAPRPPATPTLPAGPSAADTPVPAPDAGWTAEAAISFWTPERMASATDPSGRATAPPKGFATPRRQRSAAGLTAQHFQGIKTVGTIFSTDKGLQGHRCTASVVRSGGHDLILTAGHCVGSRSMFVPMYDHTGTAAQQRYGVWAVDEWFRDKQYASDKSKNSDLDYAFASLKPNGGKNVQDVVGGANTLARTPGYANKVTVVGYPMTGHNPEDTAVRCPDVRTTALSGYYQMQIFCGGMWGGVSGGPFFSAFDASGDSGTIIGNVGGFLQGGPDVRDHTDPRYNEITYSPLYGDRFFRLYADAQEGRNPDYGPYRQPPLPYSMGSGSTWKHARLMASGDFGGKGHADMIVVWDDGETTLYDGDGDGHFTGERQLLAKNDTWKHAMTITAGDFTGSDRFDLLVRWSDGEVTLYGDVGTKGLDGAGTQMIKPNDLWKNAVQIAAGRFSASRYVTDLVVRWIDGEVTLYTGVGAGGFGQEHKLKDRDDTWRDATLLTSGEFSGNQKWDLMVRWTDGELDNYVGTTASGLGQEQRVLDPGDLWKHDSAMTTGDFTGNGRTDDLVIRWSDGETTMYADTSTTHLGTQETLVHPT, from the coding sequence TTGCCCGATACACGAATACGCCTCGGGGCCGTCGTGGCGCTGAGTGCCGCGTTGCTGCTGGGCAACGCCGCGGTGGCACAGGCCGGCACCGCGCCCCTCGCACCCGGCACGCCCACGCCGGCCGCGTCGGGGCTCCCGCGGAGCACCGGCCCCGCTCCGCGGCCGCCGGCCACGCCCACGCTCCCGGCCGGCCCCTCGGCCGCGGACACGCCGGTGCCGGCCCCGGACGCCGGCTGGACGGCCGAGGCCGCCATCAGCTTCTGGACCCCCGAGCGCATGGCCTCCGCCACCGACCCCTCGGGCCGCGCCACCGCCCCACCGAAGGGCTTCGCGACGCCAAGGAGGCAGCGCTCCGCCGCCGGGCTGACCGCCCAGCACTTCCAGGGCATCAAGACCGTCGGCACGATCTTCAGCACCGACAAGGGCCTCCAAGGCCACCGCTGTACGGCCAGCGTGGTGCGCAGCGGGGGGCACGACCTGATCCTCACCGCCGGGCACTGTGTCGGCTCGAGGTCCATGTTCGTGCCGATGTACGACCACACCGGGACGGCGGCGCAGCAGCGCTACGGGGTGTGGGCGGTCGACGAGTGGTTCCGCGACAAGCAGTACGCGTCGGACAAGTCCAAGAACTCCGACCTGGACTACGCCTTCGCGAGCCTGAAGCCGAACGGCGGCAAGAACGTCCAGGACGTGGTGGGCGGAGCCAACACCCTGGCGCGTACGCCCGGCTATGCCAACAAGGTGACGGTCGTCGGCTACCCGATGACCGGGCACAACCCCGAGGACACGGCGGTCCGCTGCCCCGACGTCCGCACGACGGCACTGTCCGGCTACTACCAGATGCAGATCTTCTGCGGCGGCATGTGGGGCGGGGTCTCCGGCGGGCCGTTCTTCTCCGCGTTCGACGCCTCCGGCGACAGCGGAACGATCATCGGCAATGTGGGCGGGTTCCTCCAGGGCGGCCCGGACGTGCGGGACCACACGGATCCGCGGTACAACGAGATCACCTACAGCCCGCTGTACGGCGACCGCTTCTTCCGGCTCTACGCCGACGCCCAGGAGGGCCGCAACCCCGACTACGGCCCGTACCGGCAGCCGCCCCTTCCCTACTCCATGGGCTCCGGGTCGACCTGGAAGCACGCCAGGCTGATGGCCTCCGGTGACTTCGGCGGCAAGGGCCACGCGGACATGATCGTGGTGTGGGACGACGGCGAGACCACCCTCTACGACGGCGACGGCGACGGCCACTTCACCGGCGAGCGGCAACTGCTGGCCAAGAACGACACCTGGAAGCACGCGATGACCATCACCGCGGGCGACTTCACCGGGTCGGACCGGTTCGACCTGCTGGTGCGCTGGTCCGACGGCGAGGTCACCCTCTACGGCGATGTGGGCACCAAGGGCCTCGACGGGGCCGGCACCCAGATGATCAAGCCGAACGACCTCTGGAAGAACGCCGTCCAGATCGCGGCGGGCCGCTTCAGCGCCTCCCGGTACGTCACCGACCTGGTCGTGCGCTGGATCGACGGCGAAGTGACCCTCTACACCGGCGTGGGCGCGGGCGGCTTCGGCCAGGAGCACAAGCTCAAGGACCGCGACGACACATGGAGGGACGCCACCCTGCTGACCAGCGGCGAGTTCTCCGGCAACCAGAAGTGGGACCTCATGGTCCGCTGGACCGACGGCGAACTCGACAACTACGTCGGCACCACCGCGTCGGGCCTCGGCCAGGAGCAGCGCGTCCTGGACCCCGGCGATCTCTGGAAGCACGACTCGGCCATGACGACCGGTGACTTCACCGGAAACGGTCGCACCGACGACCTCGTCATCCGCTGGTCCGACGGCGAGACCACGATGTACGCCGACACGAGCACCACCCACCTCGGCACCCAGGAGACCCTGGTCCACCCGACGTGA
- a CDS encoding DNA-binding protein: MDAAQQEATARARELQRNWYGEPLGALFRKLIDDLGLNQARLAAVLGLSAPMLSQLMSGQRAKIGNPAVVQRVQLLQELAAQVADGSVSAAEATERMDEIKKSQGGSVLSNTTHTTNGSGAPTVKRVVREIQSLLRSVAAAGDIIEAADALAPTQPELAEFLRVYGAGRTSDAVAHYQSHQN; this comes from the coding sequence ATGGACGCCGCACAGCAGGAAGCCACCGCAAGAGCGAGAGAGCTTCAGCGGAACTGGTACGGGGAGCCGCTGGGGGCGCTCTTCCGTAAGCTGATCGACGATCTCGGGCTCAACCAGGCCCGGCTCGCGGCGGTTCTGGGGCTGTCCGCCCCGATGCTCTCGCAGCTGATGAGCGGTCAGCGCGCCAAGATCGGCAACCCCGCGGTGGTCCAGCGGGTGCAGCTGCTCCAGGAGTTGGCGGCACAGGTGGCGGACGGCAGCGTCAGCGCGGCCGAGGCGACCGAGCGGATGGACGAGATCAAGAAGTCCCAGGGAGGCTCGGTGCTGAGCAACACCACGCACACGACGAACGGTTCGGGCGCGCCCACCGTCAAGCGGGTCGTCCGCGAGATCCAGTCGCTGCTGCGCTCGGTGGCCGCCGCCGGCGACATCATCGAGGCCGCGGACGCGCTCGCCCCGACCCAGCCCGAACTCGCCGAGTTCCTGCGGGTCTACGGTGCCGGCCGCACCTCCGACGCGGTCGCGCACTACCAGTCGCACCAGAACTGA
- a CDS encoding serine/threonine-protein kinase, whose product MGEMFNGRYELADPIGRGGAGDVWRVWDHRRRRYVAAKVLQQRDAHSLLRFVREQALRIDHPHVLAPASWAADDDQVLFTMDLVAGGSLVRLVNDYGPLPPAFVCVLLDQLLSGLAAVHAESVVHRDIKPANILLEATGTGRPRLRLGDFGIAMRFGEPRLTETNLVVGTPGYLAPEQLEGAEPHFTADLFAVGLVAVYLLEGAKPDAGELVRYFTEHGTPGAPKGIPGPLWEVVATLLQPDPEARYRSATGARKSLAPVIELLPEPCLDDEPIEIFDQLPPLPPGFGPNGPLKSARRPGTLPPPDADTGSAPDTGSLSDTGSFRLPPPAADPAPPPPAVPPPPSTPPTPTPSYGSWPHRPRTPRTSHSRRTPHPRGPATASPPLTPPRPPKPLRLPRPPWLPLLPQPRPPAPRPPTAAVPAAVPAPRPGPSSRSCCWRWPATPWASGR is encoded by the coding sequence ATGGGTGAGATGTTCAACGGCCGGTACGAACTGGCCGACCCGATCGGGCGCGGCGGCGCGGGCGACGTATGGCGCGTCTGGGACCACCGGCGCAGGCGCTATGTGGCCGCCAAGGTGCTCCAGCAGCGCGACGCCCACTCCCTCCTGCGCTTCGTGCGGGAACAGGCCCTGCGCATCGACCATCCCCATGTGCTCGCCCCGGCCAGCTGGGCCGCCGACGACGACCAGGTGCTGTTCACCATGGACCTGGTCGCGGGCGGCTCCCTCGTGCGCCTCGTCAACGACTACGGCCCCCTGCCGCCGGCGTTCGTCTGCGTCCTGCTCGACCAGCTGCTGTCCGGACTCGCCGCCGTGCACGCGGAGAGCGTCGTGCACCGGGACATCAAGCCCGCCAACATCCTGCTGGAGGCGACCGGTACCGGCAGGCCCCGGCTGCGGCTCGGGGACTTCGGCATCGCCATGCGGTTCGGCGAGCCGCGCCTGACCGAGACCAACCTCGTGGTGGGCACGCCCGGCTATCTCGCCCCGGAGCAACTCGAGGGCGCCGAGCCCCACTTCACCGCCGACCTGTTCGCGGTGGGCCTCGTCGCCGTGTATCTGCTCGAGGGCGCCAAACCCGACGCCGGGGAACTCGTGCGGTACTTCACCGAGCACGGCACCCCGGGCGCGCCCAAGGGCATCCCCGGGCCGCTGTGGGAGGTCGTCGCCACCCTGCTCCAGCCCGATCCGGAGGCCCGGTACCGCTCCGCCACGGGCGCCCGCAAGTCGCTCGCCCCGGTCATCGAACTCCTGCCGGAGCCGTGTCTGGACGACGAGCCGATCGAGATCTTCGACCAACTTCCGCCCCTGCCCCCGGGTTTTGGTCCGAACGGTCCGCTGAAGAGCGCGCGGCGGCCCGGCACCCTCCCGCCGCCGGACGCGGACACCGGCTCCGCACCGGACACCGGCTCCCTGTCGGACACCGGAAGCTTCCGCCTCCCGCCCCCGGCCGCCGACCCCGCGCCGCCCCCGCCGGCCGTACCGCCGCCCCCTTCCACACCCCCCACTCCCACACCGTCCTACGGCTCCTGGCCCCACCGCCCGCGCACCCCGCGCACCTCGCACAGCAGGCGCACCCCGCACCCCCGCGGCCCGGCGACAGCATCACCGCCGCTTACACCGCCCCGGCCTCCCAAACCCCTCAGGCTCCCCCGGCCTCCCTGGCTTCCCCTGCTTCCCCAGCCACGGCCCCCCGCACCCCGGCCACCCACGGCCGCCGTGCCCGCCGCCGTCCCGGCCCCCCGGCCAGGGCCGTCGTCCCGATCCTGCTGCTGGCGCTGGCCTGCTACGCCGTGGGCTTCTGGGCGCTGA
- a CDS encoding DLW-39 family protein encodes MKKLLLVALAAIGGLLVYRQIQADRAEQDLWTEATDSVPTGS; translated from the coding sequence GTGAAGAAGCTGCTCCTGGTCGCACTGGCCGCCATCGGCGGGCTCCTCGTGTACCGCCAGATTCAGGCGGATCGCGCCGAGCAGGACCTGTGGACGGAGGCGACTGACTCCGTGCCCACGGGTTCGTGA
- a CDS encoding DUF6344 domain-containing protein has product MDRNKVMKLWTAIVTAFLALCTTLGLVSAATAPAAAAPHTESPRTETAHRTAPAIPAPRHWSWSSTKALPPTMKQRIRAEAHGKSPSCRHRALDDSEATPEGRETQKAREAQETERTQETEAREPSASLDC; this is encoded by the coding sequence ATGGACCGGAACAAGGTCATGAAGCTGTGGACTGCCATCGTCACCGCCTTTCTCGCGCTGTGCACGACGCTCGGACTCGTGAGCGCCGCCACCGCCCCCGCGGCCGCCGCGCCGCACACCGAGAGCCCCCGCACCGAGACCGCGCACCGCACGGCCCCGGCGATCCCGGCACCACGGCATTGGTCCTGGTCCTCCACCAAGGCCCTGCCCCCCACGATGAAACAGCGGATCCGGGCCGAGGCCCACGGGAAATCCCCCAGCTGCCGGCACCGAGCCCTCGATGACAGCGAGGCGACACCGGAGGGCCGCGAGACACAGAAGGCCCGCGAGGCGCAGGAGACGGAACGCACACAGGAGACAGAGGCCAGAGAGCCCTCCGCGTCGCTCGACTGCTGA
- a CDS encoding glycosyltransferase produces the protein MSAAVTRRATVVTVVTAVHAPSARFLPEAWASLREQELPGGARWEWVIQEDGTTDEVRPYVPEDPRVVFHQGRPGGPGVARTIALAHARGAYVKVLDADDRLTPGALARDLAVLEARPGLGWTTCRVLDLLPDGSTAGFPGDPAEGPLERGTVLRHWKANDFRPPVHPATLCVRRELLTALGGWMALPASEDTGLLLALDAVSRGWFSAEAGLLYRKWEGQVTGQSSHTEPAERTARAAVAEARARALAGLGWTYPAP, from the coding sequence GTGAGTGCTGCCGTGACCCGGCGCGCCACCGTTGTCACCGTCGTCACCGCCGTGCACGCCCCCTCGGCCCGGTTCCTGCCGGAGGCATGGGCGTCCCTGCGCGAGCAGGAGCTGCCCGGCGGCGCGCGCTGGGAGTGGGTGATCCAGGAGGACGGCACGACGGACGAGGTCCGCCCGTACGTCCCCGAGGACCCGCGCGTCGTCTTCCACCAGGGCAGACCCGGTGGTCCGGGGGTCGCCCGCACGATCGCGCTGGCGCACGCGCGGGGCGCGTACGTGAAGGTCCTGGACGCCGACGACCGGCTCACCCCGGGCGCGCTCGCCCGCGATCTCGCCGTGCTGGAGGCGCGTCCCGGCCTCGGCTGGACCACCTGCCGGGTCCTCGACCTGCTGCCCGACGGCTCCACGGCCGGTTTCCCCGGCGACCCGGCCGAGGGTCCGCTGGAGCGCGGCACCGTGCTGCGGCACTGGAAGGCGAACGACTTCCGGCCCCCGGTCCATCCGGCGACCCTGTGCGTGCGCCGGGAGCTGCTGACCGCGCTCGGCGGCTGGATGGCGCTGCCCGCCTCCGAGGACACGGGGCTGCTGCTGGCGCTGGACGCGGTGAGCCGCGGCTGGTTCTCGGCCGAGGCCGGGCTGCTCTACCGCAAGTGGGAGGGGCAGGTCACCGGCCAGTCCTCGCACACCGAGCCCGCCGAGCGCACGGCCCGCGCGGCGGTCGCGGAGGCCAGGGCGCGCGCGCTGGCCGGCCTCGGCTGGACGTATCCGGCGCCGTAG
- a CDS encoding ferredoxin: MKVTVDRAACYGSAECAFRAPAVFAFEDGYGVVLPGKEDAAGEPGVREAAERCPSQAIVLGE; encoded by the coding sequence ATGAAGGTCACCGTCGACCGCGCCGCGTGTTACGGCTCCGCGGAGTGCGCGTTCCGGGCACCGGCCGTGTTCGCCTTCGAGGACGGCTACGGCGTGGTGCTCCCCGGCAAGGAGGACGCCGCCGGCGAACCGGGGGTCCGCGAGGCGGCGGAGCGGTGCCCCTCGCAGGCGATCGTGCTCGGGGAGTAG
- a CDS encoding AAA family ATPase: MGSDSGARTAFAERLALLYKEAGNPPLKSVAEAVGRLQRVDERGRPVRVSAQRISDWRRAKNVPAQFTALAAVLQILIPEARRARPHPVSTGLYDLAHWQRQWERALADPVGDRAAPAASPAEENGRPPAQAPPITGGVCPYRGLAPYRQEDARWFFGRERSTDAIIAQLRTAGGTGGLVMLVGASGAGKSSLLNAGLVPAIAGGALADADHPPRPDGEPGQRALVVQLVPGADPLAELIRRIPDLAPVAAEARAAERAATARQEAAEGAVTMGAETPRIVRGARAAVTEWARREAPPGVRPVIIVDQFEEAFTLCPDEADRRTFIQLLHASCTPPFGASGPAPVLVVLGIRADFYEQCLGYPELADALQHRHMVLSPLTSGELRDAVTGPAKAVGLELEPGLAELIVREVSADGPRGAHDAGVLPLLSHALLATWQRRKAGKLTLAGYRAAGGIQGAVAATAERAWSGLDPAARTAARLLLLRLVRLGEDTVATRRRGTRRQLAQESADPGKTEESLEALVRARLVTLDAETVEITHEALLHAWPRLRHWIDDNRNDHLLRQRLEEDGRSWEDSERDSSLLYRGSRLEQARAWARSAGDTYLTRSAVEFLAASVRLRKRTVWLSRAAVAALVVLALVAGGSAVIAWQQRDDAVFEQVLAEADRVQRTDPSLAAQLDLVAHQLRPDDKGTYSRLISIVNAPLATPLSGHTGAVYLTSFSPDGHTLATASYDRTVRLWNVSDPTRPRPLGGPLTGHSSWVSSAVFRPDGRVLASAGDDGTIRLWNVADPARPTTLGAPLAGHSGTIYLVAFSSDGRTLASAGEDGTVRLWNVADPAHPTALAVLHGPTAAVRSVAFSPDGHTLAAGGDDRTIRLWKVTDPRRPAPLGVLRGHTDIVHSVAFSPDGHTLASGSADDTVRLWDIADPAAAKPLGAPLTGHTGPVWSVAFSPDGGRLAAASADSTASLWNVSDPDSPSQIGEPLAGSSGEMYALGFSPDGRTLATGSGDAKVRLWSIPTSDMIGRSGAFGPNGRILATTARDGRVRLWNVAHPGRPVRLGPPFMSGNGADTLVFSPNGRTLAVLTGEQKVYLWNVSDPSHPFLPGPPLPLRTRFMGPNALAFSPDGKTLATANDDRTIRLWNVSDPARPAPLGAPLAGHHGYINALVFSPDGHTLASGSADSTIRLWNLTGPGAVEPLGAPLTRHTGPVNALAYTPDGKALASGSDDDTVRLWDVADPASARPLGDPLTGHTEAVTSLTFDADGNTLASGGDDNTVRLWNVTDPTAARPIGQSMTPNAKTGTFLSFSPGSRVLGVSSGPDTVRLWDLDAATAIDHICSVTRDVLTPAKWQEYLPRLSYDPPCDH, encoded by the coding sequence TTGGGTTCCGACTCAGGGGCACGCACAGCTTTCGCCGAGCGCCTCGCGCTGCTCTACAAGGAGGCCGGAAACCCGCCCCTGAAAAGCGTCGCCGAGGCGGTCGGCCGGCTACAGCGGGTCGACGAACGCGGCCGTCCGGTCCGCGTGTCCGCGCAGCGGATCAGCGACTGGCGACGGGCCAAGAACGTGCCGGCCCAGTTCACCGCCCTCGCCGCGGTGCTCCAGATCCTGATCCCGGAGGCGCGCCGCGCCCGTCCGCATCCGGTCTCCACGGGCCTGTACGACCTCGCCCACTGGCAGCGCCAGTGGGAGCGCGCGCTGGCCGACCCGGTGGGCGACCGCGCCGCGCCGGCCGCCTCGCCCGCCGAGGAGAACGGCCGCCCGCCCGCCCAGGCCCCGCCCATCACCGGCGGGGTGTGCCCCTACCGGGGTCTCGCGCCCTACCGGCAGGAGGACGCGCGCTGGTTCTTCGGCCGGGAGCGCAGCACCGACGCGATCATCGCCCAGCTGCGCACGGCGGGCGGTACCGGCGGCCTGGTGATGCTCGTCGGCGCCTCGGGCGCGGGCAAGTCCTCGCTGCTGAACGCCGGCCTGGTCCCGGCGATCGCGGGCGGCGCCCTGGCCGACGCGGATCACCCCCCGCGGCCGGACGGCGAGCCCGGGCAGCGCGCCCTCGTCGTCCAGCTGGTGCCCGGAGCCGATCCGCTCGCCGAGCTGATCCGCCGTATCCCCGATCTCGCGCCCGTGGCCGCCGAGGCGCGCGCGGCCGAGCGGGCGGCCACGGCCCGGCAGGAGGCCGCCGAGGGCGCCGTGACGATGGGGGCCGAGACACCCCGGATCGTGCGCGGCGCCCGGGCCGCGGTCACGGAGTGGGCGCGCCGGGAGGCGCCGCCGGGGGTCCGGCCGGTGATCATCGTGGACCAGTTCGAGGAGGCGTTCACCCTCTGCCCGGACGAGGCGGACCGCCGTACCTTCATCCAGTTGCTGCACGCCTCCTGCACCCCGCCCTTCGGCGCGTCCGGGCCCGCCCCGGTCCTGGTCGTGCTCGGCATACGCGCCGACTTCTACGAACAGTGCCTCGGCTACCCGGAACTGGCCGACGCGCTCCAGCACCGGCACATGGTGCTCTCCCCGCTGACCAGCGGCGAGCTGCGGGACGCGGTGACCGGTCCGGCCAAGGCGGTCGGCCTGGAACTGGAGCCCGGCCTCGCCGAGCTGATCGTGCGCGAGGTGAGCGCCGACGGCCCGCGCGGGGCGCACGACGCGGGCGTGCTCCCGCTGCTCTCGCACGCCCTGCTGGCCACCTGGCAGCGCCGCAAGGCCGGGAAGCTGACGCTGGCCGGCTACCGCGCGGCGGGCGGCATCCAGGGCGCCGTCGCCGCGACCGCCGAACGCGCCTGGTCGGGGCTCGATCCCGCCGCCCGTACGGCCGCCCGGCTGCTCCTGCTGCGCCTGGTGCGGCTCGGCGAGGACACCGTGGCCACCCGGCGGCGCGGCACCCGGCGGCAGCTGGCCCAGGAATCGGCGGACCCCGGCAAGACCGAGGAGTCCCTGGAGGCGCTGGTCCGGGCCCGGCTGGTGACGCTGGACGCGGAGACCGTGGAGATCACCCACGAGGCGCTGCTGCACGCCTGGCCCCGGCTGCGGCACTGGATCGACGACAACCGCAACGACCATCTGCTGCGCCAGCGCCTGGAGGAGGACGGCCGGTCCTGGGAGGACTCGGAGCGGGACAGCTCGCTGCTGTACCGGGGCTCCCGGCTCGAACAGGCCCGTGCCTGGGCGCGCTCGGCGGGTGACACGTATCTGACCCGCAGCGCGGTGGAGTTCCTGGCCGCCTCGGTACGGCTGCGCAAGCGCACGGTGTGGCTGAGCCGGGCGGCGGTGGCCGCCCTGGTGGTGCTCGCGCTGGTCGCGGGCGGCTCCGCGGTGATCGCCTGGCAGCAGCGCGACGACGCCGTGTTCGAACAGGTGCTCGCCGAGGCGGACCGGGTGCAGCGCACCGACCCCTCCCTCGCCGCCCAGCTGGACCTGGTCGCCCATCAGCTGCGCCCCGACGACAAGGGGACGTACAGCAGGCTGATCTCCATCGTGAACGCGCCGCTGGCCACCCCGCTGTCCGGCCACACCGGCGCCGTCTACCTGACCTCCTTCAGCCCCGACGGCCACACCCTGGCCACGGCCAGCTACGACCGGACCGTACGGCTGTGGAACGTATCCGACCCGACCCGGCCGCGCCCCCTCGGCGGGCCCCTGACCGGGCACTCCAGCTGGGTGAGCAGCGCGGTGTTCCGCCCCGACGGACGGGTGCTGGCCAGCGCGGGCGACGACGGCACGATCCGGCTGTGGAACGTCGCCGACCCCGCCCGCCCGACCACGCTCGGCGCGCCCCTGGCCGGCCACTCGGGCACCATCTACCTGGTCGCCTTCAGCTCCGACGGACGCACCCTCGCCTCCGCGGGCGAGGACGGCACGGTACGGCTGTGGAACGTCGCCGATCCCGCGCACCCCACCGCGCTCGCCGTGCTGCACGGGCCCACCGCGGCCGTGCGCAGCGTCGCCTTCAGCCCCGACGGGCACACCCTCGCGGCGGGCGGCGACGACCGGACGATCCGGCTGTGGAAGGTGACCGACCCGCGCCGGCCGGCCCCGCTCGGCGTGCTGCGCGGCCACACCGACATCGTGCACTCGGTCGCGTTCAGCCCGGACGGGCACACCCTGGCCAGCGGCAGCGCGGACGACACCGTACGGCTGTGGGACATCGCCGACCCGGCCGCGGCGAAACCGCTCGGCGCGCCCCTGACCGGGCACACCGGGCCCGTCTGGTCGGTGGCGTTCAGCCCCGACGGCGGGCGGCTCGCCGCCGCGAGCGCGGACAGCACGGCCAGCCTGTGGAACGTCAGCGACCCGGACTCCCCCTCGCAGATCGGCGAGCCCCTCGCGGGCAGCAGCGGCGAGATGTACGCGCTGGGCTTCAGCCCGGACGGGCGCACCCTCGCCACCGGCAGCGGGGACGCCAAGGTGCGCCTGTGGTCGATCCCCACCTCGGACATGATCGGCCGCAGCGGGGCGTTCGGCCCCAACGGGCGGATACTGGCCACGACCGCGCGCGACGGGCGGGTGCGGCTGTGGAACGTGGCGCACCCGGGGCGGCCGGTGCGGCTGGGCCCGCCGTTCATGAGCGGCAACGGCGCCGACACCCTCGTCTTCTCGCCCAACGGCCGCACCCTGGCCGTCCTCACGGGCGAGCAGAAGGTGTACCTGTGGAACGTCTCCGACCCGTCCCACCCCTTCCTGCCCGGCCCGCCGCTGCCGCTGCGGACCCGCTTCATGGGGCCCAACGCCCTCGCCTTCAGCCCCGACGGGAAGACCCTGGCCACGGCCAACGACGACCGGACCATACGGCTGTGGAACGTGTCCGACCCGGCCCGCCCCGCCCCGCTGGGCGCGCCGCTCGCCGGCCACCACGGCTACATCAACGCGCTCGTCTTCAGCCCGGACGGGCACACCCTGGCCAGCGGCAGCGCGGACAGCACCATCCGGCTGTGGAACCTCACCGGCCCCGGCGCCGTAGAACCGCTGGGCGCCCCGCTCACCCGGCACACCGGCCCGGTCAACGCGCTGGCCTACACCCCGGACGGCAAGGCACTGGCCAGCGGCAGCGACGACGACACGGTCCGGCTGTGGGACGTCGCCGACCCGGCCTCGGCCAGACCGCTGGGCGACCCGCTCACCGGCCACACCGAGGCGGTCACCTCGCTGACCTTCGACGCGGACGGCAACACGCTGGCCAGCGGCGGCGACGACAACACGGTCCGGCTGTGGAACGTCACCGACCCCACCGCCGCGCGGCCGATCGGCCAGTCCATGACGCCCAACGCCAAGACCGGCACCTTCCTGTCCTTCAGCCCCGGCAGCCGCGTCCTCGGCGTCTCCAGCGGCCCCGACACGGTCCGCCTGTGGGACCTGGACGCCGCCACGGCCATCGACCACATCTGCTCCGTCACCCGGGACGTCCTGACCCCCGCCAAGTGGCAGGAGTACCTCCCGCGCCTGTCCTACGACCCGCCGTGTGACCACTGA
- a CDS encoding SigE family RNA polymerase sigma factor, translated as MEDGKQDRDEEFGRFMTARWSRLLRTAFLLTGERHSAEDLAQSTLERAYTAWRRVGTADDPDAYVRRVMINLHARRHRRRLKEFLAPKDDSGLVREEADRGDRITQAVDREVLLRALAQLPARQRQAVVLRYWEDLTETQTAQAMGCSVGTVKSNTAKGIAKLRLIPALADAVPQGGRA; from the coding sequence ATGGAGGACGGAAAACAGGACCGGGACGAAGAGTTCGGCAGATTCATGACCGCCCGCTGGTCACGGCTGCTGCGCACGGCCTTTCTCCTCACCGGGGAACGGCACTCCGCCGAGGATCTCGCCCAGTCCACGCTGGAGCGGGCCTACACGGCCTGGCGCAGGGTCGGCACGGCGGACGACCCGGACGCCTATGTCCGGCGCGTGATGATCAACCTGCACGCCCGCAGGCACCGGCGCAGGCTCAAGGAGTTCCTGGCGCCGAAGGACGATTCCGGCCTGGTGCGGGAGGAGGCCGACCGCGGCGACCGGATCACCCAGGCCGTCGACCGCGAGGTGCTGCTCCGGGCGCTCGCCCAGCTGCCCGCGCGACAGCGCCAGGCGGTGGTCCTGCGCTACTGGGAGGACCTGACGGAGACCCAGACCGCACAGGCGATGGGCTGCTCCGTCGGCACGGTCAAGAGCAACACGGCCAAGGGGATAGCGAAGCTGCGCCTGATCCCGGCGCTGGCCGACGCGGTCCCGCAGGGAGGGCGGGCATGA
- a CDS encoding acyl-CoA thioester hydrolase/BAAT C-terminal domain-containing protein → MSGWSIGGPVEIVERELAEPWEGLLVSPVGGGAAGVLVLAGSSGRIMRERARLLARQGITALAIRWFGGSGQPPGICEVPLETFTDAVGLLRDTGARRIGVLGVSKGAEAALLTAVRDDRVDVVAALSPSSLVWCNVGPGRDGADRPYRSCWTWRGRPLPFVPMDGSWTRAEPEGEPVAVRGWYERSERTFAGLLPAAEIPVEAARAELILVAGGDDAMWPSEPYAERLAERRRAAGAGVRLITRADAGHRPFFPGELPSPPSPVFRYGGTPEADALLGAAAWPHLLDALRG, encoded by the coding sequence ATGTCAGGGTGGTCCATCGGGGGTCCTGTGGAGATCGTGGAGCGGGAGCTGGCCGAGCCCTGGGAGGGGTTGCTGGTCTCGCCCGTCGGGGGCGGTGCGGCCGGGGTGCTGGTGCTGGCCGGGTCCAGTGGGCGGATCATGCGGGAGCGGGCCCGCCTGCTCGCCCGGCAGGGGATCACCGCGCTCGCCATCCGCTGGTTCGGGGGGAGCGGGCAGCCGCCCGGGATCTGCGAGGTCCCGCTGGAGACCTTCACCGACGCCGTCGGTCTGCTGCGCGACACGGGGGCCCGGCGGATCGGCGTGCTCGGGGTGTCCAAGGGGGCCGAGGCGGCCCTGCTCACGGCCGTCCGCGACGACCGGGTGGACGTGGTGGCCGCCCTCTCGCCCAGCTCGCTGGTCTGGTGCAATGTCGGGCCCGGCCGGGACGGCGCCGACCGCCCGTACCGCTCGTGCTGGACGTGGCGGGGCCGGCCGCTGCCCTTCGTGCCGATGGACGGCTCCTGGACGCGGGCCGAGCCGGAGGGCGAACCCGTCGCCGTCCGGGGCTGGTACGAGCGCAGCGAGCGGACCTTCGCCGGTCTGCTCCCGGCGGCGGAGATCCCCGTCGAGGCGGCGCGGGCCGAACTGATCCTGGTCGCGGGCGGCGACGACGCGATGTGGCCCTCGGAGCCCTACGCCGAGCGGCTGGCCGAGCGCCGGCGCGCGGCCGGGGCGGGCGTCCGCCTGATCACCCGCGCCGACGCCGGCCACCGCCCCTTCTTTCCCGGTGAACTCCCCTCGCCGCCGTCCCCGGTCTTCCGGTACGGCGGTACACCGGAGGCCGACGCGCTGCTCGGCGCGGCCGCCTGGCCGCACCTCTTGGACGCGCTGCGGGGCTGA